CGCGGCCGGGATGCGGGCCCATCCGGGGCAGTTCGCGTTGCCGGGCGGGCGGGCTGATCCCGGCGAGGACGCGGTCGCGGCCGCGGTGCGGGAGCTGGCGGAAGAGCTGGGCGTCGTGGCGTCGCGCGCGGACTGCGCCGGCCTGCTCGACGACTACCCGACCCGCTCCGGCTACGTGATCACGCCCGTCGTGCTGCGGCTCGGCGCGACGCCGCAGCCGCGGCCCAATCCCGCCGAAGTCGCGCACGTGCACACGATCCCGGTGCGGGATCTCGCGGTGGAGCCGCGGTTCCTGACGATCCCCGAGTCGGACCGGCCGGTGATCCAGCTGCCGCTGGCCGGGCATCTGGTGCACGCGCCGACGGCGGCCGTGCTCTACCAGTTCCGCGAAATCGCGCTGTACGGCCGGACGACGCGCGTCGCCCACCTCGAGCAACCGGTGTTCGCGTGGCGGTGACCCCTCGTTTCGCCGTGGCGGCCACGGGTACGCCGCGGGTGACGGAGGGAGCACGACGTGCGCATCGGGTACAAACTGGCCGCGGAGGCGTTCGGGCCGAAGGAGCTGGTCCGGCAGACGGTGGCGGCCGAGCAGGCGGGGTTCGACTTCGTCGAGATCAGCGATCACTTCCACCCCTGGCTGGACAACCAGGGCCACTCACCGTTCGCGTGGACCGTGCTCGGCACGATCGCCGCGAAGACGGAGCGGATCGGGCTGGCGACCGGGGTCACCTGCCCGTCGGTGCGCTACCACCCGGCGATCATCGCGCAGGCCGCGGCCACGCTCGCGCTGGTCTCCGACGGCCGGTTCACGCTCGGCGTCGGCGCGGGCGAGCGGTTGAACGAGCACGTGGTGG
This is a stretch of genomic DNA from Amycolatopsis endophytica. It encodes these proteins:
- a CDS encoding NUDIX hydrolase, producing MEIDLGEFERIAVPLDGRRAAAVAIVVSGAAAEPVIWLTRRAAGMRAHPGQFALPGGRADPGEDAVAAAVRELAEELGVVASRADCAGLLDDYPTRSGYVITPVVLRLGATPQPRPNPAEVAHVHTIPVRDLAVEPRFLTIPESDRPVIQLPLAGHLVHAPTAAVLYQFREIALYGRTTRVAHLEQPVFAWR